From the genome of Caloenas nicobarica isolate bCalNic1 chromosome 14, bCalNic1.hap1, whole genome shotgun sequence, one region includes:
- the THUMPD1 gene encoding THUMP domain-containing protein 1: MAAAEPAARKRRPKGHFAAAGRAKRPRGGGRQLEAGMRGILITCNMNERKCVGEAYSLLGEYGDLLYGPEQFSDHEERLSGSEREEDEDDVEAALKKEVGQIRTSTEQKLRRFQSVESGANNVVFIRTRGIEPENLVHHILKDMHATKKKKTRVILRMLPISGTCKAFMEDMKKYAETFFEPWFKAPNKGTFQIVYKARNNSHMSREEVIKELAGIVGSLNPENKVDLNNPQYTIVVEIIKNVCCLSVVRDYILFRKYNLQEVVKSNKDTQQNPSALTEDQSSKAVKPETEEDEKSSKEVKQENENHSETEAESKGNDVLTV; this comes from the exons ATGGCCGCGGCGGAGCCGGCGGCGCGGAAGCGGCGGCCCAAGGGGCACTTCGCGGCGGCGGGACGGGCCaagcggccccgcggcggcgggcggcagctGGAGGCCGGCATGCGCGGCATCCTCATCACCTGCAACATGAACGAGCGCAAGTGCGTGGGGGAGGCCTACAGCCTGCTCGGCGAGTACGGGGACCTGCTCTACGGGCCCGAGCAG TTTTCAGATCACGAGGAGCGGCTGTCCGGAAGCGAgagggaggaggatgaggacGATGTTGAAGCTGCCCTGAAGAAGGAGGTCGGCCAGATCCGCACCTCGACGGAGCAGAAGCTGCGGCGGTTCCAGTCGGTGGAGAGCGGCGCCAACAACGTGGTCTTCATCAGGACCCGGGGCATAG AACCGGAGAACCTGGTGCACCATATACTAAAGGACATGCACGCCACTAAAAAGAAGAAGACAAGAGTCATTCTGCGCATGCTGCCCATTTCTGGAACTTGCAAGGCTTTTATGGAGGATATGAAAAAATATGCGGAGACATTTTTTGAGCCTTGGTTTAAAGCCCCTAATAAGGGTACTTTTCAGATTGTTTACAAAGCTCGTAATAACAGTCACATGAGTAGGGAAGAAGTAATTAAGGAATTGGCAG gAATTGTGGGCAGCCTCAATCCAGAAAACAAAGTTGATCTTAACAACCCACAATATACAATTGTggtggaaataataaaaaacgTCTGTTGCTTGAGTGTGGTGAGGGACTATATTCTGTTCAGAAAATACAATCTCCAGGAGGTGGTGAAGAGCAACAAAgacacacaacaaaacccatCAGCTCTGACAGAAGACCAGAGCTCGAAGGCAGTAAAACCAGAAACtgaggaggatgagaagagctcaaaagaagtaaaacaagAGAACGAGAATCACAGTGAAACAGAAGCCGAGTCCAAGGGGAATGATGTGCTGACAGTGTAG